A window from Melopsittacus undulatus isolate bMelUnd1 chromosome Z, bMelUnd1.mat.Z, whole genome shotgun sequence encodes these proteins:
- the FOXE1 gene encoding forkhead box protein E1, whose amino-acid sequence MTAESRLPPGPPPLPPLPPLPPPLKADAAPQGQEAAAALGARGGRRRRKRPAERGKPPYSYIALIAMAIGQAPERRLTLGGIYRFITERFPFYRDSPRKWQNSIRHNLTLNDCFVKVPREPGRPGKGNYWTLDPHARDMFESGSFLRRRKRFKRSDLSTYPAFLAERPDEPCRLFPLSAPPPAADLPPAPPAASCSFAAAAVAFPPQSCAAALPHGYAPLPPGPAPYAPGGPGQLYTPSGRIVLPASPPAPAGLYGRRSPVPYPPLPHVYGAGGQLGAADPGQRHGAYPGGQDRFVPPL is encoded by the coding sequence ATGACAGCCGAGAGCCGGCTGCCGCCGGGCcccccgccgctgccgccgctgccgccgctgccCCCGCCGCTGAAGGCGGACGCTGCGCCGCAGGGgcaggaggcggcggcggcgttGGGGGCGCGGGGCGGCCGACGGCGGCGCAAGCGCCCTGCGGAGCGGGGCAAACCGCCCTACAGTTACATCGCCCTCATCGCTATGGCCATCGGGCAAGCGCCCGAGCGGCGACTGACGTTGGGAGGCATCTATCGCTTTATCACCGAGCGCTTCCCTTTCTACCGCGATAGCCCCCGCAAGTGGCAGAACAGCATCCGTCACAACCTCACCCTCAACGACTGCTTCGTCAAGGTGCCGCGGGAGCCCGGCCGCCCTGGCAAGGGCAACTACTGGACGCTGGACCCTCACGCCCGCGACATGTTCGAGAGCGGCTCCTTCCTCCGTCGCAGGAAGCGCTTCAAACGCAGCGATCTCTCCACCTACCCGGCCTTCCTCGCCGAGCGCCCCGACGAGCCCTGCCGCCTCTTCCCGCTGTCCGCCCCGCCGCCCGCGGCCGACCTGCCCCCGGCACCCCCCGCTGCTTCATGTTCCTTCGCCGCCGCCGCCGTTGCCTTCCCCCCGCAGAGCTGCGCCGCCGCCCTGCCGCACGGATACGCCCCGCTGCCCCCCGGCCCCGCGCCTTACGCACCGGGAGGTCCCGGTCAGCTGTACACGCCGTCGGGGCGCATCGTGCTGCCCGCCTCGCCGCCAGCCCCCGCCGGGCTCTACGGGCGCCGCTCTCCCGTGCCGTACCCGCCGCTGCCACACGTCTACGGAGCCGGCGGACAGCTGGGCGCCGCCGATCCCGGGCAGCGGCACGGAGCTTACCCCGGCGGCCAAGACAGGTTCGTCCCGCCGCTCTGA